A genomic window from Bacteroidales bacterium includes:
- the thiS gene encoding sulfur carrier protein ThiS, whose amino-acid sequence MKLIVNNITENIDKDTLTISELLQYKHYTFKMIVVKVNGKPIKKEDYEQTYLNDGDNVQVIHLISGG is encoded by the coding sequence ATGAAACTCATTGTTAATAATATTACTGAAAATATCGACAAAGACACCTTAACTATTAGTGAATTGCTCCAATATAAGCACTATACCTTTAAAATGATAGTTGTAAAGGTAAATGGAAAACCCATTAAGAAAGAAGATTATGAGCAGACTTATCTTAATGATGGTGATAATGTACAGGTTATTCATTTAATAAGTGGAGGCTAA
- the thiF gene encoding sulfur carrier protein ThiS adenylyltransferase ThiF, translated as MSQKVVGVAGCGGLGSNAAVALARVGVGKLIVADFDVIVESNLNRQYFFYEQIGQKKCIALKNNIIKINPHCIVEAHDIKLTASSIIELYSNVDVLIEAFDKAEMKEMILRTMLHYLPHIPLIMGSGLAGWGNAHLIREQAFDNIYIIGDGEHEVSEHLPPLAPRVGIVANMQANKALEILLK; from the coding sequence TTGTCACAAAAAGTTGTGGGCGTAGCAGGTTGTGGAGGCTTGGGATCCAATGCAGCAGTCGCATTAGCAAGAGTCGGTGTAGGAAAGCTAATTGTTGCAGATTTCGATGTTATTGTTGAAAGTAATTTAAATAGACAGTATTTTTTTTACGAACAAATAGGTCAAAAAAAATGTATCGCTTTAAAAAATAATATTATTAAAATAAACCCCCATTGTATAGTCGAAGCTCACGATATAAAATTAACTGCCTCTTCTATTATTGAACTTTATTCTAATGTAGATGTATTAATAGAAGCATTTGATAAAGCTGAAATGAAAGAAATGATACTTCGAACTATGCTGCATTATTTGCCTCATATACCCTTAATTATGGGGTCTGGTTTAGCAGGCTGGGGTAATGCTCATTTAATTCGCGAACAAGCATTCGATAATATATACATTATAGGCGATGGAGAACACGAAGTTTCAGAACATTTGCCTCCATTGGCACCGCGTGTCGGAATTGTAGCTAATATGCAAGCTAATAAAGCATTAGAAATTTTATTAAAATAA
- the folD gene encoding bifunctional methylenetetrahydrofolate dehydrogenase/methenyltetrahydrofolate cyclohydrolase FolD: MNLIDGKAIANAIKKEIAQEVEQIKNKGGKIPHLAAILVGHDGGSETYVSHKVKSCEEVGFKSTLLRFEDSISENLLLSEIDKLNNNSDIDGFIVQLPLPKHFDEQKIINSIKPNKDVDGFHPINVGRMVLGLPCFISATPFGIVELLKRYEIKTSGKNVVVLGRSNIVGRPLSILLSQKGIDATVTVAHSRTENLVDVCSKADILVAAIGQPEFVKANMVKEGAVVIDVGTTRVPNPNSKTGFKLTGDVKFDEVAPKCSYITPVPGGVGPMTIVSLLKNTLLASKKEIKW; encoded by the coding sequence ATGAACTTAATAGATGGTAAAGCTATTGCTAACGCTATAAAAAAAGAAATAGCTCAAGAAGTTGAACAAATTAAAAATAAGGGTGGCAAAATTCCTCATTTAGCAGCTATTTTAGTAGGCCATGATGGAGGAAGCGAAACATATGTAAGTCATAAAGTTAAATCGTGCGAAGAAGTTGGATTTAAATCTACATTACTTCGATTCGAAGATTCTATTAGCGAAAATTTATTGTTAAGTGAGATAGACAAACTCAATAATAATAGCGATATAGATGGATTTATTGTACAGTTGCCTTTACCCAAGCATTTTGATGAGCAAAAAATTATTAATAGCATAAAACCCAATAAAGATGTGGATGGTTTTCATCCAATTAACGTTGGGCGAATGGTGTTGGGGCTACCCTGTTTTATATCGGCAACACCTTTTGGAATAGTCGAATTATTAAAGCGTTACGAAATAAAAACTAGTGGAAAAAATGTAGTTGTTCTTGGTCGTAGCAATATAGTAGGACGTCCATTAAGTATTTTGCTTTCGCAAAAAGGGATAGACGCTACTGTCACAGTTGCTCATAGTCGTACTGAAAACCTTGTTGATGTATGCAGCAAAGCCGATATTTTAGTAGCTGCTATTGGACAACCAGAATTTGTTAAAGCCAATATGGTTAAAGAAGGGGCTGTAGTTATCGATGTTGGAACAACACGTGTACCTAATCCAAATTCAAAGACAGGATTTAAGCTTACAGGCGATGTAAAATTTGACGAAGTAGCACCTAAGTGTTCGTATATAACCCCTGTTCCTGGTGGGGTAGGACCTATGACTATTGTTAGTTTATTAAAAAATACTTTATTAGCTTCTAAGAAAGAAATTAAATGGTAA